Proteins from one Fragaria vesca subsp. vesca linkage group LG6, FraVesHawaii_1.0, whole genome shotgun sequence genomic window:
- the LOC101308783 gene encoding hexaprenyldihydroxybenzoate methyltransferase, mitochondrial-like, whose translation MAMTWKLLKQLRPLPTATASSILHRPRFLNLHNATRLFSDAPPPLPPPSVEPPSIPPPQNPHSPSPSSLNQTELAKFAAIAGTWWDSEGPFKPLHALNPTRLAFIRSTLCRHFRRDPLSARPFEGLKFIDVGCGGGILSEPLARMGASVTGVDAVEKNIKIARLHADLDPVTSSIEYHCTTAEKLVEEQRSFDAVFALEVIEHVANPAEFCKSLSALTVPDGATLISTINRSMRAYATAIIAAEYILHWLPKGTHQWSSFLTPEELILILERASISVQEMAGFAYNPLTGRWSLSDDISVNFIAYATKTETSTS comes from the exons ATGGCCATGACTTGGAAGCTCCTGAAGCAACTCCGACCACTGCCCACCGCCACCGCCTCTTCCATCCTCCACCGTCCTCGATTCCTCAACTTGCACAATGCCACGCGGCTCTTCTCCGACGCGCCTCCTCCTCTGCCTCCTCCCTCCGTAGAGCCTCCGTCGATTCCACCGCCTCAAAACCCTCACTCTCCCTCGCCGTCGTCGCTCAACCAGACGGAACTCGCTAAGTTCGCCGCCATTGCCGGAACCTG GTGGGATTCAGAAGGACCATTCAAACCATTGCATGCGCTGAATCCTACAAGGCTCGCCTTCATTCGCTCCACGCTGTGTCGCCATTTCAG GAGGGATCCCTTATCTGCTAGGCCATTTGAAGGGCTTAAGTTTATTGATGTTGGCTGTGGTGGTGGAATTCTTTCTGAG CCTTTAGCACGGATGGGAGCTTCTGTAACAGGAGTTGATGCTGTTGAGAAAAATATCAAGATAGCTCGCCTTCATGCT GACTTGGATCCGGTGACCTCAAGCATTGAATATCATTGCACAACAGCTG AAAAACTAGTTGAGGAGCAGAGGAGTTTCGATGCTGTGTTTGCTTTAGAG GTTATTGAGCATGTGGCTAATCCTGCTGAGTTCTGCAAATCTCTGTCTGCCTTGACTGTTCCCGATGGAGCTACTTTGATTTCAACTATTAACCGTTCTATGAGAGCATATGCTACTGCAATTATTGCTGCCGAGTATATCCTCCACTGG CTTCCTAAAGGTACACATCAATGGTCCAGTTTCCTTACTCCTGAAGAACTAATCCTGATCCTGGAGCGTGCTTCTATTTCG GTCCAAGAGATGGCTGGATTTGCATACAACCCTTTGACAGGAAGATGGTCTTTATCCGATGATATTAGTGTAAACTTTATCGCTTATGCTACCAAAACAGAAACATCCACTTCATAA